The sequence below is a genomic window from Deinococcus misasensis DSM 22328.
TTCGATGAAATCCATTATCTGGACATTGTGGACTGCAACAACGGGGACCACGGCAAGGCCTTTGCCACCAACTTCAACCCCGAGATCAACATCCGTGAAATCACCGCCAATGGCCGTTACTACGAAAACGGTCAGTGGGTGGAGACCCAACCTCTGGAAATTGCCCAGGACATCTACTACCCCAAAGTCACCACCCGCAAGTCCTACGTGCTCTACCACGAGGAACTGGAATCTCTGGTCATCAACTTCCCCACCATCAAACGTGCCCGTTTCTGGATGACTTTCGGTGAGCAGTACATCAAGCACCTGACCGTGCTGCAAAACATCGGCATGACCAGCATCGAGCCCATCAACTACAACGGCATGCAGATTGCCCCTCTGGAATTCCTGAAAGCTGTGCTGCCCGCCCCTGAGAGCCTCAGCGCAGGTTACACCGGACAGACCTGCATTGGTGTGCAGGCCAAAGGCATCAAGGATGGCAAGGAAGTGGTGCACTTCGTTTACAACGTGAAAGACCACGCCGAATGCCACCGCGAAGTGCAAGCCCAGGGTGTGTCTTACACCACGGGCGTTCCTGCCATGATCGGTGCCATGCTGATGATCAACAAAGTCTGGTTCAAAGCTGGCGTGTACAACGTCGAGGAGTTCGACCCCGATCCTTTCATTGCTGAAATGAACAAATGGGGACTGCCTGTGGATGAGCTTGCAGGCATCGAACTGGTGAAGTGATTTGCTGGATTGATCGGTGAAACAAGAGGATTCTTTTCTCAGGACCCCGTCTTCTTGCAAAGAACCTTTTGTTTTTC
It includes:
- a CDS encoding saccharopine dehydrogenase family protein, with protein sequence MARVLMIGAGGVGTVVAKKCAQNDSVFTELMIASRTKAKCDKIADEIKQYFPESKTVVTTAKVDADNVPELVALINEYKPELVINVALPYQDLTIMDACLETGVHYLDTANYEPRDVAKFEYSWQWAYRERFEQAGLMALLGCGFDPGATNVFTAYHAKHYFDEIHYLDIVDCNNGDHGKAFATNFNPEINIREITANGRYYENGQWVETQPLEIAQDIYYPKVTTRKSYVLYHEELESLVINFPTIKRARFWMTFGEQYIKHLTVLQNIGMTSIEPINYNGMQIAPLEFLKAVLPAPESLSAGYTGQTCIGVQAKGIKDGKEVVHFVYNVKDHAECHREVQAQGVSYTTGVPAMIGAMLMINKVWFKAGVYNVEEFDPDPFIAEMNKWGLPVDELAGIELVK